From the Vicia villosa cultivar HV-30 ecotype Madison, WI unplaced genomic scaffold, Vvil1.0 ctg.000004F_1_1_1, whole genome shotgun sequence genome, one window contains:
- the LOC131621324 gene encoding uncharacterized protein LOC131621324: MSRLICFHSIFQRLGSTLPYATTWTVLLILTAVLASLAPGVAFMFAVSQFSKPCKHHEFVRIPFDSPTEMVCLPGRVVVSASQFDFFLPTLFAALVVSASTLLLRSVLSP; this comes from the coding sequence ATGTCTAGACTCATTTGTTTCCATTCAATTTTCCAGCGACTGGGGTCCACACTGCCGTATGCCACCACTTGGACGGTTCTTTTAATTCTTACTGCCGTGTTGGCGTCGTTGGCACCCGGCGTGGCCTTTATGTTTGCCGTGTCACAATTTTCGAAGCCTTGTAAGCATCATGAATTTGTGAGGATTCCGTTTGATTCTCCGACGGAGATGGTTTGCTTGCCGGGACGTGTGGTGGTTAGCGCCTCGCAGTTTGATTTCTTCTTGCCTACTTTGTTTGCTGCTTTGGTTGTTTCTGCTTCAACTCTTCTGCTTCGTTCTGTGCTCTCTCCATGA
- the LOC131621325 gene encoding uncharacterized protein LOC131621325, with amino-acid sequence MKMWVSNTVQNRNRKFWKCRNAGTGNSCELFLWDDENGDSIKGNTVIHPCCKKCEVLQIQLESVTKKVVKLKIKLEAQKRKTLQIQIAIFMCCLIVGLLYNFM; translated from the exons ATGAAGATGTGGGTCTCCAACACAGTTCAAAACCGGAATCGAAAGTTCTGGAAATGTCGCAATGCTGGG ACTGGCAATAGTTGCGAATTGTTCTTATGGGATGATGAAAATGGAGACTCCATCAAAGGCAATACAGTGATTCATCCATGTTGCAAGAAGTGTGAGGTACTTCAAATTCAGTTGGAATCAGTGACAAAGAAAGTGGTGAAATTGAAGATTAAGCTTGAAGCCCAGAAAAGGAAAACTTTGCAGATCCAGATTGCTATATTTATGTGTTGTTTGATAGTTGGTTTATTGTATAATTTCATGTAA
- the LOC131621326 gene encoding histone H2A.1-like, which yields MAGGRKGGGPRKKSVTRSVRAGLQFPVGRIGRFLKKGRYAQRVGTGAPVYLAAVLEYLAAEVLELAGNAARDNKKNRISPRHLLLAIRNDEELGKLLAGVTIAHGGVLPNINPVLLPKRNEKAASSTPKSPSKAGKSPKKA from the exons ATGGCCGGAGGAAGGAAAGGAGGAGGACCAAGGAAGAAGTCAGTCACCAGATCCGTCAGAGCTGGACTTCAATTCCCCGTCGGAAGAATCGGCCGATTCTTGAAGAAAGGTAGATATGCTCAGCGTGTTGGTACTGGTGCTCCCGTTTACCTAGCTGCTGTTCTTGAATATCTTGCCGCTGAG GTTCTTGAGTTGGCTGGAAATGCTGCACGTGATAACAAGAAGAATAGGATCAGTCCAAGACATTTGTTGTTGGCTATTAGGAACGATGAAGAGCTTGGAAAATTGCTTGCTGGTGTTACCATTGCTCATGGTGGTGTTCTTCCTAACATCAACCCAGTTCTTTTGCCCAAGAGGAATGAAAAGGCTGCCAGTAGTACTCCCAAGTCACCATCAAAAGCTGGCAAATCTCCAAAGAAGGCTTAA
- the LOC131621374 gene encoding uncharacterized mitochondrial protein AtMg00810-like — translation MFVKHSLDRKIALFIVYVDDIVITGDDDAQVNQLKQLLAKEFEAKVLGQLKYFLGMEIARTKNGISISQRKYTLDLLQETGMLGCKAVNTPIEQVKRSEDEDVPSNKDRYQSLVRKLIYLTHTRSDIGFVVSMASRYMSNPTENDMRNVNRILQYLKGTPGRGLYFQKNSNRGIEVYTDYDWAGCLSDRKSTTGYCTFVWGNMVTWRSKKQSVVARSSAEAEFRAMSQGICEGIWLKRMLDEIKIPTNHPMKILCDNKAAISIAKNPVQHDITKHVEID, via the coding sequence ATGTTTGTCAAACACTCTTTGGATAGGAAGATAGCTTTGTTtattgtctatgttgatgatatcgtaATTACGGGAGATGATGATGCACAAGTCAACCAGTTAAAGCAACTTCTAGCAAAAGAATTTGAAGCCAAAGTCTTGggacaactcaagtattttctagggatggaaaTTGCACGAACAAAGAATGGTATTTCAATTTCTCAAAGGAAGTACACTCTAGATTTACTTCAAGAAACAGGTATGCTTGGATGCAAAGCTGTCAATACTCCCATAGAACAAGTAAAAAGGAGTGAAGACGAGGATGTACCATCTAATAAAGATAGATATCAAAGTCTAGTCAGAAAACTAATCTATCTAACTCACACAAGATCAGACATTGGTTTTGTCGTAAGCATGGCTAGTCGTTATATGTCAAATCCAACTGAAAATGACATGAGAAATGTGAACAGAATTCTCCAATACCTGAAAGGTACGCCAGGCCGAGGACTTTATTTTCAAAAGAACTCAAATAGAGGTATTGAAGTCTACACCGATTATGATTGGGCAGGATGTTTATCTGACAGGAAATCGACTACAGGCTACTGCACATTTGTATGGGGTAATATGGTAACTTGGAGAAGCAAGAAACAATCTGTTGTGGCTAGGAGTAGTGCAGAAGCAGAATTCAGAGCTATGTCACAAGGTATTTGTGAAGGAATTTGGCTTAAGCGAATGCTAGATGAGATTAAAATTCCTACCAATCACCCCATGAAGATATTATGTGATAACAAGGCTGCTATTAGCATTGCTAAGAACCCGGTACAACATGATATAACAAAGCATGTGGAGATAGACTGA
- the LOC131621327 gene encoding histone H2A.2-like → MAGRKGGGPRKKSVTRSVRAGLQFPVGRIGRFLKKGRYAQRVGTGAPVYLAAVLEYLAAEVLELAGNAARDNKKNRISPRHLLLAVRNDEELGKLLAGVTIAHGGVLPNINPVLLPKRTESASTAAKSPSKARKSPKKA, encoded by the exons ATGGCCGGAAGGAAAGGAGGAGGACCAAGGAAGAAGTCCGTCACCAGATCTGTTAGAGCTGGACTTCAATTTCCCGTCGGAAGAATCGGTCGATTCTTGAAGAAAGGTAGATATGCTCAGCGTGTTGGTACTGGTGCTCCTGTTTACTTAGCCGCTGTTCTTGAATACCTCGCTGCTGAG GTTCTTGAGTTGGCTGGGAATGCAGCACGTGACAACAAGAAGAACAGAATCAGTCCAAGACATTTGTTGTTGGCGGTGAGGAATGATGAAGAGCTTGGAAAATTGCTTGCTGGTGTTACAATTGCCCATGGTGGTGTTCTTCCTAACATTAACCCTGTGCTTTTGCCTAAGAGGACTGAAAGTGCTTCTACTGCTGCCAAGTCTCCCTCCAAGGCCAGGAAATCTCCCAAGAAGGCTTAA
- the LOC131621328 gene encoding histone H2A.1-like translates to MAGGRKGGGPRKKSVTRSVRAGLQFPVGRIGRFLKKGRYAQRVGTGAPVYLAAVLEYLAAEVLELAGNAARDNKKNRISPRHLLLAIRNDEELGKLLAGVTIAHGGVLPNINPVLLPKRNENAAASTPKSPSKAKKSPKKA, encoded by the exons ATGGCCGGAGGAAGGAAAGGAGGAGGACCCAGGAAGAAGTCAGTCACCAGATCTGTTAGAGCTGGGCTTCAATTTCCCGTTGGAAGAATCGGTCGATTTTTGAAGAAAGGTAGATATGCTCAGCGTGTTGGTACTGGCGCTCCTGTCTACTTAGCCGCTGTTCTTGAATACCTTGCTGCTGAG GTTCTTGAGTTGGCTGGGAATGCAGCACGTGACAACAAGAAGAATAGGATCAGTCCAAGACATTTGTTGCTGGCTATTAGGAATGATGAAGAGCTTGGAAAATTGCTAGCTGGTGTTACCATTGCTCATGGTGGTGTTCTTCCTAACATCAACCCTGTGCTTTTGCCCAAGAGGAATGAAAACGCTGCTGCTAGTACTCCCAAGTCTCCATCAAAGGCCAAGAAATCTCCAAAGAAGGCTTAA